One part of the Vicia villosa cultivar HV-30 ecotype Madison, WI linkage group LG6, Vvil1.0, whole genome shotgun sequence genome encodes these proteins:
- the LOC131610696 gene encoding protein neprosin-like yields the protein MENISSSTTHLLLLLLALLFTFHHLQTIIRVECSNLNYTKYRQVSSLRLERIQRHLDKINKPPVLTIESEDGDLIDCVHKRNQPALDHPLLKNHKIQKKPSMMPKEMTMNINVESINEKNSKNGGAWQMWHQNGTRCPKGTVPVRRSTVHDVLRAKSLYDYGKKQRRSPLLNRHSEPPEVVSSNGHEHAIAFTKAGEEVYGAKATINVWDPMIEVVNEFSISQIWILSGSFDGSDLNSIEAGWQVSPELYGDSRPRLFTYWTSDAYQATGCYNLLCSGFVQTTSKIAIGASISPLSSYNAKQYDITILIWKDPTIGNWWMRFSDNTLVGYWPAELFTHLADRATMVEWGGEVVNSRANGQHTSTQMGSGHFADDGFGKASYFRNLEVVDTDNSLTSASNILTLAENKNCYNIKSFYNNKWGTHFYYGGPGNNPRCK from the exons ATGGAAAATATTTCAAGTTCAActactcatcttcttcttcttcttcttgctttATTGTTCACCTTCCATCATCTACAAACAATTATTAGAGTTGAATGCAGCAACCTAAACTACACCAAGTACAGACAAGTTAGTAGTTTGAGACTTGAAAGAATTCAGAGGCATTTGGACAAGATTAATAAGCCTCCTGTTCTAACCATAGAG AGTGAAGATGGTGATCTCATAGATTGTGTTCACAAAAGAAATCAACCAGCTTTAGATCATCCTCTTTTAAAGAATCATAAGATTCAG AAAAAGCCATCAATGATGCCAAAGGAGATGACTATGAATATTAATGTAGAGTCTATAAATGAGAAAAATAGTAAGAATGGTGGCGCATGGCAAATGTGGCATCAAAATGGAACAAGATGTCCAAAGGGAACTGTACCGGTACGGCGGAGCACGGTGCATGATGTGTTGAGAGCTAAATCTTTGTATGATTATGGTAAGAAACAACGACGGTCGCCGCTTCTAAACCGCCACAGCGAACCACCTGAAGTTGTTAGCAGCAATGGCCATGAG CATGCAATAGCATTTACAAAAGCAGGGGAAGAAGTGTATGGGGCAAAGGCAACAATAAATGTGTGGGATCCAATGATAGAAGTTGTGAACGAATTCAGTATTTCTCAAATATGGATACTTTCTGGATCCTTTGATGGCTCTGATCTTAACAGCATTGAAGCTGGTTGGCAG GTCAGTCCGGAGCTTTATGGTGACAGCAGGCCAAGATTATTCACTTACTGGACG AGTGATGCATATCAAGCCACGGGATGCTACAATCTTCTTTGTTCTGGTTTTGTGCAAACAACTAGCAAGATAGCCATTGGAGCATCCATTTCTCCTCTCTCTTCTTATAATGCCAAACAGTATGACATTACTATCCTCATTTGGAAG GATCCAACAATCGGAAACTGGTGGATGCGTTTTAGTGACAACACATTAGTAGGCTATTGGCCGGCTGAGTTATTCACACACTTAGCCGACCGTGCCACCATGGTCGAATGGGGTGGTGAGGTTGTAAACTCTCGCGCCAACGGCCAACACACCTCCACTCAAATGGGATCCGGTCATTTCGCCGATGATGGTTTTGGAAAAGCAAGTTACTTCAGGAACCTCGAGGTCGTCGACACGGACAATAGCCTCACATCGGCGAGCAACATCTTAACCCTAGCTGAGAACAAAAATTGTTACAATATCAAAAGCTTCTACAACAACAAATGGGGAACACATTTCTACTATGGTGGTCCTGGAAACAATCCACGATGCAAGTGA
- the LOC131612883 gene encoding putative F-box protein At3g16210, whose translation MNMEKHVTAKNKKVSSYIHDDLRLSILSNLSLKTLKRFECVCKSWILLLENPNFVSLFRKSFLSNNRSYYDDWSILLHQDVTYDKSVMYSVSGERFENRAKLDWPNPFQEADPEFKISGSSSINGFFCLINNSLPDTRVVLWNPTTEELKIVPRSPIEFIPYIDYSAVQYGFGYDYIGDDYKVIRCVLCFPKRGIFDDSVFFNPLWDIYSLKNNSWEQHEFDIPINYEEDEVSIKGVIYWYGENESSDDEDDKDDEAYIFSFDLSCEKFVITPLPLTDASFDLDYVCRCLMVLNGSIALISNYTNIHTFHVAILGEIGVKESWFKLFIVPHLPCIRYPIGTGKSGEIFFIKEDGKLVYYDLSTRMMEEFSFQGDRFRGKIITYKENPIPIEEINE comes from the coding sequence ATGAATATGGAGAAACACGTGACTGCGAAAAATAAAAAGGTTAGTAGTTATATACATGATGACCTCCGCTTATCCATTCTATCAAATCTATCACTGAAAACTTTGAAGCGTTTTGAATGTGTTTGCAAATCATGGATCCTTttgttagaaaaccctaatttcgtAAGCTTATTTCGCAAAAGCTTCTTATCCAATAATCGTTCTTATTATGATGATTGGTCTATCCTCCTACACCAAGATGTGACTTATGATAAATCTGTGATGTATTCTGTTTCTGGTGAGAGGTTTGAGAATAGGGCTAAATTAGATTGGCCAAATCCATTTCAAGAGGCTGACCCTGAATTTAAAATATCTGGATCTAGTAGTATTAATGGGTTTTTTTGCCTAATTAATAATTCACTACCAGATACAAGAGTTGTATTATGGAATCCAACTACTGAAGAATTAAAGATTGTTCCTAGAAGTCCTATTGAGTTTATACCATATATAGATTATAGTGCTGTCCAATATGGTTTTGGATATGATTATATTGGAGATGACTATAAGGTGATTAGGTGTGTATTGTGTTTTCCAAAAAGGGGCATTTTTGATGATTCTGTCTTTTTCAACCCTTTATGGGATATATATAGCCTAAAAAATAACTCATGGGAGCAACATGAATTTGATATCCCTATAAattatgaagaagatgaagtttccATTAAAGGAGTGATTTACTGGTATGGTGAAAATGAATCTAGTGACGatgaagatgataaagatgatgaAGCGTATATTTTTTCGTTTGATCTAAGCTGTGAGAAATTCGTTATTACACCATTACCCTTAACAGATGCAAGTTTTGATTTGGATTATGTATGTAGATGTTTGATGGTGTTAAATGGATCAATTGCTTTGATCTCAAATTACACAAATATACATACTTTCCATGTAGCTATTTTGGGTGAAATTGGTGTGAAAGAATCTTGGTTTAAACTCTTTATTGTTCCACACTTACCTTGCATTCGGTATCCAATTGGAACGGGAAAGAGTGGagaaatattctttataaaagaaGATGGTAAATTAGTCTATTATGACTTAAGCACTCGGATGATGGAGGAGTTTAGTTTTCAAGGAGATAGATTTAGAGGCAAGATTATTACTTATAAAGAAAATCCAATTCCAATCGAAGAAATAAATGAGTAG